A genomic stretch from Gemmatimonadota bacterium includes:
- a CDS encoding sulfatase-like hydrolase/transferase, with protein sequence MKQPNILFIFSDQHRHDVLGCAGHPLVQTPNLDRLTDWGMRFERTWTQCPVCMPCRATMITGRYTHELGFTSNVTADRGDTVDDSPFKSAWPTIMKQLQGGGYETASIGKTHYHGRPGSQEAGERGERFDTRQFGDFVKGFGWDYVMEEYDRYGHVQSHVKSPYMDFLEERGLLKAHQEQIRGIYRLTPTHWRGETSVLPQECELSSFIADHAMDWLQSRDSEKPFYLHLGFVQPHVPLMDDPIWAAYYADADIELPNMTMPSATNEVWAEKVKRLKAHSQVQTMTDDFVREGIRHYLGAVSLVDQKIGEVIDTLDALGELDNTWIIYSADHGEMLGEHHLWAKHCFYEGSVQVPLIVSPPDRKNRGVCGDLTQLIDVVSTIAEIGQVTPPEGARGQSLLPMLERGSGRYEYVFSTIEDWTGVRNEGYRFTLHVPTGTPCELYDLARDQGELNNCVEDPAYGEVVAELREVVLDHRAG encoded by the coding sequence ATGAAACAACCAAATATTCTGTTCATTTTTAGCGATCAACACCGTCACGATGTGCTCGGCTGCGCCGGGCATCCGCTAGTCCAGACGCCGAATCTGGATCGACTAACGGATTGGGGTATGCGTTTTGAGCGGACGTGGACGCAGTGTCCGGTTTGTATGCCGTGCAGGGCTACGATGATTACGGGGCGATATACGCATGAACTGGGGTTTACGTCTAATGTTACGGCTGATCGCGGGGATACGGTTGATGATAGTCCTTTTAAGTCCGCATGGCCGACGATTATGAAGCAGTTGCAGGGCGGGGGGTATGAGACCGCGTCGATTGGCAAGACGCATTATCACGGTCGGCCCGGTTCTCAGGAGGCGGGAGAACGCGGGGAGCGTTTCGATACGCGGCAGTTTGGAGATTTTGTGAAGGGTTTTGGGTGGGATTATGTGATGGAGGAATACGACCGGTATGGACATGTTCAGAGCCATGTGAAAAGTCCGTATATGGATTTTCTTGAGGAACGGGGTCTCCTAAAGGCGCATCAGGAACAGATCCGGGGGATTTACAGGCTTACGCCCACGCACTGGCGGGGCGAGACGAGTGTGTTGCCCCAGGAATGCGAGTTATCCAGTTTTATTGCCGATCACGCGATGGATTGGTTGCAATCGCGCGATTCCGAGAAGCCGTTTTATCTTCATCTGGGTTTTGTGCAGCCGCATGTTCCGCTGATGGATGATCCGATTTGGGCGGCTTATTATGCAGATGCCGATATCGAATTGCCGAATATGACGATGCCGAGCGCTACGAATGAGGTTTGGGCAGAAAAGGTCAAACGGCTCAAGGCGCATTCTCAGGTTCAGACGATGACGGATGATTTTGTGCGCGAGGGCATCAGGCATTATCTGGGTGCTGTTTCTCTGGTTGATCAGAAGATTGGCGAGGTGATTGATACGCTGGATGCGTTGGGGGAACTGGACAATACGTGGATTATTTACAGCGCGGACCACGGCGAGATGCTCGGCGAACACCATTTGTGGGCAAAGCACTGTTTTTACGAGGGCTCGGTTCAGGTTCCGCTGATTGTCAGTCCACCGGACCGCAAGAACAGAGGGGTTTGTGGCGATCTCACGCAGTTGATTGATGTGGTTTCGACAATCGCAGAGATTGGGCAGGTGACACCGCCGGAGGGTGCCCGCGGGCAATCACTGTTGCCGATGTTGGAACGCGGTTCTGGGAGGTATGAGTACGTGTTTTCGACGATTGAGGATTGGACCGGGGTGCGGAATGAAGGCTATCGCTTTACGCTGCATGTTCCAACGGGGACGCCCTGTGAGTTGTACGATCTGGCGAGAGATCAGGGCGAGTTAAATAATTGCGTGGAAGATCCCGCCTATGGGGAGGTCGTGGCTGAACTGAGAGAGGTCGTTTTGGACCATCGCGCGGGTTGA